In the genome of Saprospira sp. CCB-QB6, one region contains:
- a CDS encoding glycosyltransferase family 2 protein produces MEPQPKIKKLSIIIPAYNEGRTIHRILNKVRAVNLPSGIEKEVVIVNDCSKDDTEEAIKRYQAAHPDLPIQYLAHEVNKGKGAALHTGIEHASGEYLIIQDADLEYDPEEYNDLLKPVLSGFADIVYGSRFMGGNPHRILFFWHSIGNKFLTFLSNMFSNLNLTDMETCYKLFRTDIIQQIELKENRFGFEPEVTAKIARIPKIRIYEVGISYYGRTYEEGKKIGWRDGFRAIYCILKYNVFTAKRKMFKNGVFQSKS; encoded by the coding sequence ATGGAACCACAGCCAAAGATTAAAAAGCTGAGCATTATTATTCCTGCCTACAATGAAGGTCGAACAATTCATAGAATATTGAATAAGGTGCGAGCTGTAAATTTGCCTTCTGGAATTGAGAAGGAAGTAGTGATTGTAAATGATTGTTCGAAGGATGATACGGAAGAGGCGATCAAGCGTTATCAGGCTGCTCATCCTGATTTACCCATTCAGTATTTGGCGCATGAGGTAAATAAAGGAAAGGGGGCTGCTTTGCATACGGGAATTGAACATGCTTCTGGAGAGTATTTGATTATTCAGGATGCAGATTTAGAGTATGATCCAGAGGAGTATAATGATTTGTTAAAGCCTGTGCTCTCTGGTTTTGCAGATATTGTTTATGGTTCTCGTTTTATGGGGGGAAATCCGCATCGTATTTTGTTTTTTTGGCATAGCATCGGGAATAAGTTTTTGACCTTTTTGTCGAATATGTTTTCGAACTTGAATTTGACGGATATGGAGACTTGTTATAAGTTGTTCCGGACCGATATTATTCAACAAATTGAGTTAAAAGAAAATCGTTTTGGATTTGAGCCTGAGGTAACAGCAAAAATAGCCCGTATTCCTAAAATTAGAATTTATGAAGTAGGGATTTCTTATTATGGACGTACCTATGAGGAAGGGAAAAAAATTGGTTGGCGAGATGGATTTAGAGCTATCTATTGTATCTTGAAATACAATGTTTTCACAGCCAAGCGAAAAATGTTTAAAAATGGGGTGTTCCAGAGCAAATCCTAA
- a CDS encoding class I SAM-dependent methyltransferase has translation MGCSRANPKLVDPIGERTLERFGLARDFNYWMYQSIVAYCPSPCLEIGSGLGNISRHFIAEQKDICLTDLRPHYCEYLATEFETTSVQQLDLVANSFDEDNAALMEQFASVYALNVVEHIEDDRWALENCCKLIRKGGNLVILVPAHQFLYNSLDEALGHYKRYTKKELIHLFEELGLKVLKAQYWNAAAMAGWWWYGRVRKQRELPASPLKRFNQLLPIIKLLDRCLFGQIGNSVLIVGQKN, from the coding sequence ATGGGGTGTTCCAGAGCAAATCCTAAATTAGTAGACCCAATAGGAGAGCGAACTTTGGAGCGCTTTGGATTGGCTAGGGATTTTAATTATTGGATGTATCAAAGTATAGTAGCTTATTGTCCTAGTCCTTGTTTAGAGATTGGTAGTGGATTGGGAAATATTTCTCGACACTTTATTGCGGAACAAAAAGATATTTGTTTAACGGATTTACGACCGCACTACTGCGAATATTTGGCTACAGAATTTGAGACGACAAGCGTTCAGCAATTAGATTTAGTAGCTAACAGTTTTGATGAGGATAATGCTGCTTTGATGGAACAATTTGCTTCAGTTTATGCACTAAATGTGGTAGAGCATATTGAGGATGATCGTTGGGCTTTGGAAAACTGTTGTAAATTGATTCGAAAGGGGGGGAATCTAGTTATCTTGGTTCCTGCCCATCAGTTTCTTTATAATAGTTTAGATGAGGCTTTAGGGCATTATAAGCGCTATACAAAAAAAGAGTTGATTCACTTATTTGAAGAACTGGGATTAAAGGTCCTTAAGGCGCAATATTGGAATGCTGCTGCTATGGCGGGGTGGTGGTGGTATGGGCGAGTCCGTAAACAAAGAGAACTACCTGCCAGTCCTCTCAAACGTTTTAATCAACTTTTACCGATTATTAAGTTATTAGACCGTTGTTTATTTGGTCAGATTGGTAATTCTGTGCTCATTGTGGGCCAAAAAAATTAA
- a CDS encoding caspase family protein, translated as MKHTLLLSLFFLPFFLFAQEKGCTVGDCENGKGRFIFDNGDKYIGEFKESQMHGRGNYSFKNGNVYKGQFRANKRHGYGHFFHINGEQYIGEYVNNWREGEGTYKWPNGESFSGIFKSNQIVGEGVYTYADGSTAKVRWNNGQFETISTLVEEDIKTVTTDKDPLAGSNIDPTNIKGLVLPALSHIPEGKKRLALVFGNSTYEHKPLKNPQSDALAMAEELQRSGFEVMLYTNAKQEDMKRAIRDFGQKLKEEGGIGLFFYTGHGLQADGRNYLVPVNADIRKVQDIEFESVDLGRVLVEMDYAGNELNIVILDACRDNPYKKEFKSSRNTHNGLASINSAPYNSFIAFSTSPGAVAKNNPKGEHSLYVEELLTQMRQPNIQLEDIFKTVRRNVRKASEGVQIPWELSSIEDDFYFKQEQ; from the coding sequence ATGAAACACACACTACTTTTGAGTTTATTTTTTCTGCCTTTTTTCCTTTTTGCCCAAGAAAAAGGCTGTACCGTTGGCGATTGCGAGAATGGTAAGGGGCGGTTTATTTTTGACAATGGGGACAAATATATTGGGGAGTTTAAGGAGAGCCAAATGCATGGGCGAGGCAACTACAGCTTTAAGAATGGCAATGTATATAAGGGGCAATTTCGGGCAAATAAGCGGCATGGTTACGGGCATTTTTTTCACATCAATGGGGAGCAGTACATTGGGGAATATGTGAATAACTGGCGAGAGGGCGAGGGAACTTACAAATGGCCCAATGGCGAGAGTTTTAGTGGAATATTCAAGAGTAATCAGATTGTTGGAGAGGGGGTTTATACTTATGCGGATGGGTCTACGGCCAAGGTACGTTGGAATAATGGGCAGTTTGAGACCATTTCGACTTTGGTGGAAGAGGACATAAAAACAGTAACTACGGATAAAGATCCTCTTGCGGGAAGCAACATAGATCCTACGAATATCAAGGGTTTGGTTTTGCCTGCCCTCAGCCATATTCCAGAGGGGAAAAAGCGTTTGGCATTGGTTTTTGGCAATTCGACCTATGAGCACAAGCCGCTTAAAAACCCTCAATCGGACGCATTGGCCATGGCCGAGGAATTGCAGCGTTCGGGTTTTGAGGTCATGCTTTATACCAATGCCAAGCAGGAGGACATGAAGCGGGCGATTCGAGATTTTGGCCAAAAGCTCAAGGAAGAGGGGGGCATTGGTTTATTTTTTTATACGGGCCATGGTTTGCAGGCCGATGGGCGCAACTATTTGGTCCCTGTGAATGCGGATATTCGCAAGGTGCAAGACATTGAGTTTGAGTCTGTAGATTTGGGTCGTGTTTTGGTGGAAATGGATTATGCGGGCAACGAGTTGAACATTGTTATTTTGGATGCTTGTCGAGACAATCCCTATAAAAAAGAATTTAAATCGAGTCGGAACACGCACAATGGCTTGGCCTCCATCAATTCGGCTCCTTACAACTCCTTTATTGCCTTTTCGACCTCTCCTGGGGCCGTGGCCAAAAACAACCCCAAAGGCGAGCACAGCCTTTATGTAGAAGAATTGTTGACACAGATGCGGCAGCCCAATATTCAGTTAGAGGACATCTTCAAAACGGTTCGTAGAAATGTTCGCAAAGCTTCTGAGGGCGTACAGATTCCTTGGGAATTATCTTCAATTGAGGATGATTTTTATTTTAAACAAGAGCAATAG
- a CDS encoding heavy metal translocating P-type ATPase: protein MSKYTTTKYLIEGMSCGACAQSAEKILSRRKELTRVNVNYASKKVQITAEQAPDIEELNAALKKAGYELLPPAPDQRALARERAQKKQKKLFNQLLLASLFATPLFVVAMLLPPFAGSNYLMLFWASMILFGPGRQFFVKAWQQLQVGQSNMDTLVALGTGTAYLYSVVATFLPDWWSSQGLSPHVYFETAGLLQTFILLGRYLEGRAKAKASKALDALLDLQPPTVQIWQYEIWTEMPLAAAQAGDRILIRPGEQIPLDATILEGESEVDEQLLTGESLPQHKQEGDAIWAGTLNQTGRLVVEAKKGADQSRLAQIIELVETAQSSKAPIQKLVDKISGIFVPVILVLALFTALIWFFVGPEPVWSHALNNMVAVLVIACPCALGLATPMAIMLGIGRGAKLGLLLKGAESLEAAQQIDAFVFDKTGSLTEGKMQLQAEEWLQPMTDYWPALYALEENSEHPLAKALLGLSDRPTDLPKIEQFQALSGRGILGQIAGQTYAVGNRKLLLEQGLSLSDLAEGPWRAWETEGQSVLFLAVEQQLIAAFAFSDVLRVGAKETVAALQARGIKTYMLSGDQKVVVDRLANELGIAEAQAELLPEDKINFIKDLQAQGQRVGMLGDGLNDAPALAQADLGVSLNAGTGVALEAAEALLLKNEPWQLVQLLDLGQASMKILRQNLFWAFAYNLLGIPIAAGLLYPFTGYLLDPMLAGAAMAFSSVSVVLNSLRLLSWRMSKMSD from the coding sequence ATGTCTAAATATACAACCACAAAATACCTCATTGAGGGAATGTCTTGCGGGGCTTGTGCCCAAAGTGCAGAAAAAATTCTCTCTCGTAGAAAAGAATTGACAAGGGTCAATGTAAATTACGCCAGCAAAAAGGTCCAAATTACAGCAGAACAAGCTCCAGACATTGAAGAGCTGAATGCCGCTTTGAAAAAAGCAGGCTACGAACTTTTGCCCCCAGCGCCCGATCAGCGTGCTTTGGCCAGAGAACGAGCCCAAAAAAAGCAAAAGAAATTGTTTAATCAATTGCTTTTGGCCAGTCTGTTTGCTACACCACTTTTTGTTGTCGCTATGCTGTTGCCGCCTTTTGCTGGCAGCAATTACCTCATGCTATTTTGGGCCTCTATGATTTTGTTTGGCCCTGGTCGACAGTTTTTTGTCAAAGCTTGGCAACAATTGCAAGTTGGACAATCCAATATGGATACTTTGGTGGCTTTGGGTACAGGAACGGCTTATCTATACAGTGTTGTCGCCACTTTCTTACCTGATTGGTGGAGTAGCCAAGGCCTCAGCCCCCACGTTTATTTTGAAACAGCAGGTTTACTCCAAACCTTTATCCTTTTGGGCCGCTACCTAGAAGGACGAGCCAAGGCTAAAGCATCTAAGGCCTTAGATGCCCTTTTGGATCTACAACCGCCAACGGTCCAAATTTGGCAATATGAAATCTGGACCGAAATGCCATTAGCGGCAGCCCAAGCAGGCGACCGCATACTCATCCGCCCAGGCGAACAAATTCCCTTAGATGCTACCATTCTCGAAGGCGAATCTGAAGTCGATGAACAACTACTCACAGGAGAATCTTTGCCCCAACACAAACAAGAAGGAGATGCCATTTGGGCCGGGACACTCAACCAAACGGGCCGCTTGGTTGTAGAAGCCAAAAAAGGAGCTGACCAAAGCCGTTTGGCTCAAATTATTGAGCTGGTCGAAACCGCCCAAAGTTCTAAAGCACCCATCCAAAAATTAGTAGATAAGATTTCAGGCATCTTTGTGCCCGTTATTTTGGTTCTGGCCTTGTTTACCGCTTTAATCTGGTTTTTTGTTGGTCCAGAACCTGTATGGAGCCATGCACTAAATAATATGGTGGCCGTTTTGGTCATTGCTTGTCCCTGCGCTCTTGGCTTAGCTACTCCTATGGCCATTATGTTGGGCATTGGACGAGGAGCAAAATTGGGCTTATTACTCAAGGGAGCAGAAAGTCTAGAAGCAGCCCAACAGATCGATGCTTTTGTATTTGATAAAACGGGCAGCTTAACCGAGGGCAAAATGCAGCTTCAAGCAGAAGAATGGCTACAGCCTATGACCGATTATTGGCCCGCACTTTATGCTTTAGAAGAAAATTCAGAGCATCCTTTGGCTAAAGCCTTATTAGGCTTGAGTGATCGCCCAACAGATTTGCCAAAAATAGAACAGTTTCAAGCGCTCTCTGGCCGAGGTATTTTGGGCCAAATTGCTGGACAAACTTATGCCGTGGGTAACCGTAAACTACTTTTGGAACAAGGGCTCTCTCTGAGCGACTTGGCCGAAGGCCCTTGGCGCGCTTGGGAGACTGAAGGGCAGTCGGTCCTCTTTTTAGCCGTTGAGCAACAACTTATTGCCGCTTTTGCCTTCTCTGATGTTTTGCGAGTAGGGGCCAAGGAAACTGTAGCGGCCCTACAAGCTCGTGGCATCAAAACCTATATGTTGAGTGGGGACCAAAAAGTGGTGGTGGATCGTCTCGCTAATGAATTAGGTATTGCCGAAGCCCAAGCAGAACTTTTACCAGAAGATAAAATCAATTTTATTAAGGACCTGCAGGCCCAAGGCCAACGGGTAGGAATGCTAGGCGATGGCTTAAATGATGCTCCTGCTTTGGCCCAAGCCGATTTAGGGGTTTCCCTAAACGCAGGAACAGGAGTGGCCCTAGAAGCTGCAGAAGCACTTTTGCTAAAGAATGAACCTTGGCAGCTAGTGCAATTGCTCGATTTGGGTCAAGCTAGTATGAAAATTTTGCGACAAAATTTATTTTGGGCCTTTGCTTACAACTTGCTAGGTATTCCAATTGCAGCAGGTTTGCTTTATCCTTTTACAGGTTATTTATTGGATCCGATGTTAGCTGGAGCGGCTATGGCTTTCAGTTCAGTTTCTGTAGTGCTCAATAGTTTGCGTCTGCTCTCTTGGCGAATGTCCAAGATGAGTGATTAG
- the pheT gene encoding phenylalanine--tRNA ligase subunit beta — protein sequence MKISLNWLKRYLSCDLSLDKISERLTDIGLEVDGVETSETIPGSLEGLVVGYVESCERHPDADKLSLTKVNVGAEELLPIVCGAPNVAQGQKVVVATVGTTLYPEKGDAFKIKKGKIRGEVSMGMICAEDEIGLGQSHAGIMVLDQDAPVGSPMADYINGIGGYKGKKAETDALIEIGLTPNRSDATSHYGVAFDLAAALNFEEEGSAKLELPSVADFALGSSKLAMGLDVKATEKVVRYSGLVIEGVSIQDSPEWLQQHLKAIGIQPTNNIVDITNFVLHEIGQPLHAFDYDQVKGAKIQLDCLAAGTPFLALDAQEYPLRAEDLMICDAEGKALCMAGVYGGKDSGVSEKTVNIFLESACFDAQSIRQSSMKHNLRTDAATRYEKGSDPNATIYALQRAALLIKELAGGEFASELIDYYPQPVARPEVKLRYKRLNGLIGVELPKAEVKRVLALLDMPIISEDEEQLVVAVPTNKTDVLREVDIIEEILRIYGFNKVPNSDKVAYNLSFPQKPESLKLRHRLAENLAAAGYTEMMALSLSKNSYYETLYPIAAEKLVEIHNTSNQELSLMRPSMLMGGLEAILHNQNRQQDNLRFFEFGKTYQRDGQGAFVETERLAFFLTGKKQEENWLQAQTDLSYYDLKAVVENSLAKLGIDLNARNIQQEVIEDEKPWAYALQASIRLGKTADELLVMGRVDPELLYEFGIKKPVYFASLNWETLMKVVAKKKVKYQPISKFPSMRRDLALVVDKTVRFAEIVKIAEKQAKKWLKAVNLFDIYENASQLGEGKKSYSVSFIFLDENKTLKDKEVDKVMQQLIEQYEKQLAALIRR from the coding sequence ATGAAAATCTCACTTAACTGGTTGAAGCGTTACCTAAGTTGCGACCTATCTTTAGATAAAATTAGCGAAAGACTTACAGATATTGGGTTAGAAGTAGATGGGGTAGAAACCTCAGAAACGATTCCGGGTAGTTTGGAAGGCCTAGTTGTTGGTTATGTAGAAAGCTGTGAAAGACATCCGGATGCGGATAAGCTTTCTTTGACAAAAGTCAATGTAGGGGCAGAAGAATTGCTTCCTATTGTATGTGGAGCGCCTAATGTGGCGCAGGGGCAGAAAGTAGTTGTGGCCACCGTTGGCACTACTTTATATCCTGAAAAGGGAGATGCTTTTAAAATTAAGAAGGGGAAAATCCGTGGAGAGGTATCTATGGGAATGATTTGCGCCGAGGATGAAATCGGTTTGGGTCAATCTCATGCGGGCATTATGGTTTTGGACCAAGATGCGCCCGTTGGTAGCCCCATGGCAGACTATATCAATGGAATTGGGGGGTATAAGGGCAAAAAAGCCGAAACTGACGCCTTAATTGAGATTGGATTGACGCCCAACCGTTCGGATGCCACTAGCCATTATGGCGTTGCCTTTGATTTGGCAGCAGCCTTAAATTTTGAAGAGGAAGGAAGTGCAAAATTGGAGTTACCTTCTGTGGCTGACTTTGCCTTAGGGAGTTCAAAATTGGCGATGGGTTTAGACGTAAAAGCGACAGAGAAAGTAGTTCGTTATTCGGGTTTGGTCATTGAGGGCGTTAGCATTCAAGATTCTCCTGAATGGTTGCAGCAGCATCTCAAAGCCATTGGCATTCAGCCGACAAACAACATTGTTGATATTACTAACTTTGTTTTGCATGAGATAGGGCAGCCATTGCATGCCTTTGATTACGATCAGGTAAAAGGGGCCAAAATCCAGCTAGATTGTCTAGCGGCTGGCACGCCCTTTTTGGCTTTAGATGCTCAGGAGTATCCGCTTCGGGCCGAAGATCTCATGATTTGTGATGCAGAGGGGAAGGCCCTTTGTATGGCGGGTGTATATGGGGGGAAGGATTCTGGTGTTAGCGAAAAAACGGTAAACATCTTTTTGGAGTCGGCTTGTTTTGATGCTCAAAGCATTCGTCAATCGAGCATGAAGCACAATTTGCGTACGGATGCGGCTACTCGTTATGAGAAAGGCAGTGATCCCAATGCGACGATTTATGCGCTTCAGCGTGCGGCTCTATTGATTAAAGAGTTGGCGGGTGGCGAGTTTGCTAGTGAATTGATTGATTACTATCCGCAGCCAGTGGCTCGTCCGGAAGTAAAGTTGCGTTATAAGCGTCTTAACGGTTTGATTGGGGTAGAATTGCCCAAAGCCGAGGTCAAAAGAGTATTGGCTCTTTTGGATATGCCTATTATCAGTGAGGATGAGGAGCAATTGGTAGTGGCTGTGCCCACAAACAAGACCGATGTATTGCGAGAGGTAGACATCATTGAAGAGATTCTCCGCATTTATGGGTTCAACAAAGTGCCCAATTCGGATAAGGTGGCCTACAACCTTAGCTTTCCGCAAAAGCCAGAAAGCCTAAAGCTTCGTCATCGTTTGGCCGAAAACCTAGCGGCTGCTGGTTATACGGAAATGATGGCCCTATCGCTATCTAAAAATAGTTACTATGAAACCCTCTATCCTATTGCTGCAGAGAAATTGGTAGAGATTCACAATACCTCTAACCAAGAGCTTAGCCTAATGCGCCCATCTATGCTTATGGGGGGATTAGAAGCGATTTTGCACAACCAAAATCGCCAACAAGATAACCTTCGCTTTTTTGAGTTTGGCAAAACCTATCAGAGAGATGGGCAAGGAGCTTTTGTAGAAACGGAACGTCTAGCTTTCTTCCTTACTGGAAAGAAACAAGAGGAGAATTGGTTGCAAGCGCAGACGGACTTGAGTTATTACGATCTCAAGGCGGTAGTAGAAAACAGCCTCGCTAAGTTGGGTATTGATCTTAATGCGCGCAACATTCAGCAAGAAGTTATTGAAGATGAAAAGCCTTGGGCTTATGCACTTCAGGCAAGCATTCGCCTAGGCAAAACGGCAGATGAGTTGCTGGTTATGGGGCGTGTAGATCCTGAGTTGCTTTATGAATTTGGCATTAAAAAGCCGGTATACTTTGCTAGTCTCAATTGGGAGACCTTGATGAAGGTAGTCGCCAAGAAAAAGGTGAAATATCAGCCCATCAGTAAGTTCCCTAGCATGCGTAGAGACTTGGCGCTAGTCGTGGATAAAACTGTTCGCTTTGCTGAAATTGTAAAAATTGCAGAAAAGCAGGCAAAAAAATGGCTAAAAGCTGTAAATTTATTCGATATTTATGAGAATGCAAGCCAACTTGGAGAGGGCAAAAAGTCTTATTCCGTGAGCTTCATTTTCCTAGATGAAAATAAAACCTTGAAAGATAAAGAGGTGGATAAGGTGATGCAGCAGCTGATTGAACAGTACGAAAAACAACTGGCAGCGCTTATTCGTCGATAA